A portion of the Saimiri boliviensis isolate mSaiBol1 chromosome 1, mSaiBol1.pri, whole genome shotgun sequence genome contains these proteins:
- the PDP2 gene encoding pyruvate dehydrogenase [acetyl-transferring]-phosphatase 2, mitochondrial: MSSTVSYWILNSTRSSIATLQGGRRLYSRCVSNRNKFKWRLFSWVPPTLSSSPCGGFTLCKAYRHTSTEEDDFHLQLSPEQINEVLRAGESAHKILDLESRVPNSVLQYESNQLAANSPVEDRRGVASCLQTSGLMFGIFDGHGGHACAQAVSERLFYYVAVSLMSHQTLEHMEGAVESMKPLLPILHWLKHPGDSIYKDVTSVHLDHLRVYWQELLDLHMEMGLSIEEALMYSFQRLDSDISLEIQAPLEDEVTRNLSLQVAFSGATACMAHVDGIHLHVANAGDCRAILGVQEDNGMWSCLPLTRDHNAWNQAELSRLKREHPESEDRTIIMEDRLLGVLMPCRAFGDVQLKWSKELQRSVLERGFNTEALNIYQFTPSHYYTPPYLTAEPEVTYHRLRPQDKFLVLASDGLWDMLSNEDVVRLVVGHLAEADQHKTDLAQRPANLGLMQSLLLQRKASGLHEADQNAATRLIRHAIGSNEYGEMEPERLAAMLTLPEDLARMYRDDITVTVVYFNSESIGAYYKGG, translated from the coding sequence ATGTCAAGTACTGTGTCCTACTGGATCTTAAATTCTACAAGGAGCAGCATTGCCACATTGCAAGGGGGCAGACGCTTATACTCCAGGTGTGTCtcaaataggaataaatttaaatggAGGCTCTTTTCCTGGGTGCCACCCACCCTAAGCAGTTCCCCATGTGGTGGCTTCACTCTCTGCAAAGCCTACAGACACACATCAACAGAGGAAGATGATTTTCACTTGCAACTCAGCCCTGAGCAAATAAATGAAGTGCTTCGAGCTGGTGAGTCAGCCCACAAGATTCTTGACCTTGAAAGCAGAGTTCCAAATTCAGTGTTGCAGTATGAGAGCAACCAGCTGGCTGCAAATTCGCCAGTGGAGGACCGGCGAGGTGTAGCCTCCTGCCTGCAAACCAGTGGACTGATGTTTGGCATCTTTGATGGACATGGCGGTCATGCATGTGCCCAAGCAGTGAGTGAGAGGCTCTTCTACTATGTGGCAGTGTCCCTGATGTCCCACCAGACCCTGGAGCACATGGAGGGAGCTGTGGAAAGCATGAAGCCCTTGCTGCCCATCCTGCATTGGCTCAAACACCCAGGGGACAGTATCTACAAGGATGTCACATCTGTGCATCTTGACCACCTCCGTGTCTATTGGCAGGAACTGCTTGACTTGCACATGGAAATGGGACTAAGCATTGAGGAAGCATTAATGTACTCCTTCCAGAGACTGGATTCTGACATCTCACTGGAAATCCAGGCCCCCCTGGAAGATGAGGTGACAAGGAACCTGTCACTCCAGGTTGCTTTCTCCGGGGCAACAGCTTGCATGGCTCACGTTGATGGAATTCACTTGCACGTGGCCAATGCTGGTGACTGCCGAGCCATCCTTGGTGTCCAGGAGGACAATGGCATGTGGTCTTGTCTGCCCCTTACCCGTGACCACAATGCCTGGAACCAGGCTGAGCTGTCCCGGCTAAAGAGGGAGCACCCTGAATCAGAGGACAGGACGATCATCATGGAGGACAGGCTGCTGGGTGTCCTCATGCCCTGCAGGGCCTTTGGGGATGTCCAGCTGAAGTGGAGTAAAGAGTTGCAGCGCAGCGTTCTGGAAAGGGGCTTCAACACTGAGGCCCTCAACATTTACCAGTTCACACcctcacactactacactccaccCTACCTTACTGCTGAGCCTGAGGTCACATACCACAGGCTGAGGCCCCAGGATAAGTTCCTTGTGCTGGCGTCAGATGGCCTGTGGGATATGCTGAGCAATGAGGACGTGGTGAGGCTGGTGGTGGGGCACCTGGCTGAGGCAGATCAGCACAAGACAGACCTGGCCCAGAGACCCGCCAACTTGGGGCTCATGCAGAGCCTGCTGCTGCAGAGGAAAGCCAGTGGGCTCCACGAGGCCGACCAAAATGCAGCCACACGGCTGATCAGACATGCCATAGGAAGCAATGAGTATGGGGAGATGGAGCCAGAGCGGCTGGCGGCAATGCTGACATTGCCAGAGGACTTGGCAAGGATGTACAGGGATGATATCACTGTCACTGTGGTGTATTTTAACTCAGAATCAATTGGTGCATATTACAAGGGGGGTTAA